The Acidimicrobiia bacterium genome contains a region encoding:
- the rplT gene encoding 50S ribosomal protein L20: MARVKRSVHAKKGRRVILERAKGYKGARGRRLRAANEQVMGAMQDAYRDRRARKGDFRRLWISRINAAARQHGTTYSQLIAGLKQAEIEVDRKMLAEMAVSDPDAFGNLVKTATGAAK, encoded by the coding sequence ATGGCACGAGTCAAACGATCGGTACACGCCAAGAAGGGCCGTCGGGTCATCCTGGAGCGCGCCAAGGGATACAAGGGTGCCCGCGGCAGGCGTTTGCGGGCTGCCAACGAGCAGGTCATGGGCGCCATGCAGGACGCCTACCGCGACCGGCGTGCCCGCAAGGGCGACTTCCGGCGGTTGTGGATCTCCCGGATCAACGCCGCTGCCCGGCAGCACGGCACCACGTACTCGCAGTTGATCGCCGGCCTCAAGCAGGCCGAGATCGAGGTGGACCGCAAGATGCTGGCCGAGATGGCGGTGTCCGATCCGGATGCATTCGGAAACCTGGTGAAGACGGCGACGGGCGCGGCGAAATAG
- the rpmI gene encoding 50S ribosomal protein L35, with the protein MAKQKTRRSAAKRFEVTGSGKIQRRQAYRSHLVAGNKSSSRLRRLKGTKIVSSVDEPRVKKMLGK; encoded by the coding sequence ATGGCGAAGCAGAAGACGAGGCGGTCAGCCGCCAAGCGCTTCGAGGTCACGGGCTCGGGCAAGATCCAGCGCCGGCAGGCGTACCGTTCCCACCTCGTGGCGGGCAACAAGTCGAGCAGTCGCTTGCGTCGCCTGAAGGGGACGAAGATCGTGTCTTCCGTGGACGAGCCGCGGGTCAAGAAGATGTTGGGGAAGTAG
- the infC gene encoding translation initiation factor IF-3 gives MSQRRQPLPSLSCSGRDDREVEIAQELRVNDKIRAKEVRVVAPDGSQIGVLAIDEARYLASQLGLDLVEVAADAKPPVCRLMDYGKYKYEQSVKQREARKKQTRTVVKEVKFRPKIDIHDYDVKKRRVIEFLSEGDKVKVTMMYRGRELAHPEFGERILRKLAEQVVEYGSVEMGPKLEGRNMTMSFAPEKRQREAPAAKAEADSAGEGE, from the coding sequence TTGTCGCAGAGACGGCAGCCGCTGCCGTCTCTTTCATGTAGTGGACGCGACGATCGGGAGGTCGAGATAGCCCAGGAACTGAGGGTCAACGACAAGATTCGGGCCAAGGAGGTGCGCGTGGTCGCACCGGATGGGAGCCAGATCGGAGTCCTCGCCATCGACGAGGCGCGCTATCTGGCCAGCCAGCTGGGACTGGACCTGGTGGAAGTCGCCGCCGACGCCAAACCCCCTGTCTGCCGACTGATGGACTACGGCAAGTACAAGTACGAGCAGTCGGTCAAGCAGCGTGAAGCCCGAAAGAAGCAGACCCGAACCGTGGTCAAGGAAGTGAAGTTCCGCCCGAAGATCGACATCCACGACTACGACGTGAAGAAGCGGCGTGTGATCGAGTTCCTCAGCGAGGGCGACAAGGTCAAGGTCACGATGATGTACCGGGGGAGGGAGTTGGCCCACCCGGAGTTCGGCGAGCGGATCCTGCGGAAACTAGCCGAACAGGTGGTCGAGTACGGCTCGGTCGAGATGGGCCCGAAGTTGGAGGGGCGCAACATGACCATGTCGTTTGCGCCGGAGAAGCGGCAGCGGGAGGCACCCGCCGCCAAGGCGGAGGCCGACTCCGCCGGAGAAGGGGAGTAG
- a CDS encoding ribonuclease HII, with amino-acid sequence MPAASVPRLRPSLKRASPSLSAERELWDAGAAHVGGVDEVGRGAWAGPITVGVAVIPQDRRVYKVRDSKMMTEGEREALFDRIADWCDAWAVAHASPEECDDLGMSAAHRLAASRAMEALDVRPDRVLVDGRWDFVDGVPTTMVVKGDARCLSIAAASILAKVIRDRIMRDEALHFPHFGFDSNKGYPDPKHRAALQAYGPSTIHRRSWVFMDGLMWAGIERSDRHGQERLF; translated from the coding sequence GTGCCGGCAGCGTCCGTACCCCGACTCCGACCTTCCCTGAAGCGGGCCTCGCCGTCGCTCTCGGCGGAACGGGAACTCTGGGATGCGGGTGCGGCACACGTGGGGGGCGTCGACGAGGTCGGCCGCGGCGCCTGGGCGGGGCCGATCACGGTCGGCGTCGCGGTGATCCCTCAGGATCGGCGGGTCTACAAAGTTCGGGACTCGAAGATGATGACGGAAGGCGAGCGCGAGGCGCTCTTCGACCGGATCGCCGACTGGTGTGACGCCTGGGCGGTCGCCCATGCCTCGCCGGAGGAGTGTGACGATCTCGGGATGTCGGCGGCGCATCGCCTCGCCGCCTCCCGCGCCATGGAAGCGCTCGACGTGCGCCCCGACCGGGTCCTGGTGGATGGGCGTTGGGACTTCGTCGACGGGGTTCCGACGACGATGGTGGTCAAGGGCGACGCCCGGTGTCTCTCCATCGCCGCCGCCTCGATCCTGGCCAAGGTCATCCGCGACCGGATCATGCGTGACGAGGCGCTCCACTTCCCCCACTTCGGATTCGACTCGAACAAGGGGTATCCCGATCCCAAGCATCGAGCTGCCCTCCAGGCATACGGCCCCAGCACCATTCACCGGCGATCATGGGTGTTCATGGACGGTCTGATGTGGGCAGGCATTGAGCGCTCCGATCGTCACGGCCAGGAACGGCTCTTCTGA
- the ribH gene encoding 6,7-dimethyl-8-ribityllumazine synthase, producing MSDGLRVGVVVSTFNGSITEGLRRGALDELERLGVTEPTVVEVPGALELPVIARALVDAGHDCVVALGAVIEGETDHYHHVATQSMAGLMQVSIASGRPVGIGLLTVRDIAHAVERSRPGAGNKGAEAARASVEAARVVASLREASPGPND from the coding sequence ATGTCTGACGGGTTGCGGGTGGGCGTCGTGGTGTCGACGTTCAACGGGAGCATCACCGAAGGGCTTCGCCGGGGCGCACTCGACGAACTGGAGCGGCTCGGTGTGACCGAGCCGACCGTGGTCGAGGTTCCCGGGGCGCTCGAGCTGCCCGTCATCGCCCGGGCCCTCGTCGACGCCGGCCACGACTGCGTCGTCGCCCTAGGGGCGGTCATCGAGGGGGAGACCGACCACTACCACCACGTGGCCACGCAGTCCATGGCCGGGCTGATGCAGGTGTCGATCGCCAGCGGGCGTCCCGTCGGAATCGGGCTGCTCACCGTCCGTGACATCGCCCACGCCGTCGAACGGAGCCGCCCCGGAGCCGGCAACAAGGGGGCCGAGGCGGCCCGGGCGTCGGTGGAAGCGGCCCGCGTCGTCGCCTCGCTGCGAGAGGCCTCTCCCGGTCCGAACGACTGA
- a CDS encoding bifunctional 3,4-dihydroxy-2-butanone-4-phosphate synthase/GTP cyclohydrolase II has product MSFGTVEQAIEAFRRGEFVVVVDDADRENEGDLILPAEAARPERIAFMVRHTSGLICVPMLGERLDELRLPLMVTENTDSHRTAFTVSVDVADGTTTGISAGDRAATIQALIDPTTAPSDLARPGHIFPLRYQEGGVLRRAGHTEASVDLARLAGRYPAGVLCEIVSQDGSMARLPELLAFAEEHGIVIITIADLIAHRRQSEVLVRRRVEARIPTRHGEFRAVGYESLVDGATHIALVKGDVKGTDDVLVRVHSECLTGDVFGSRRCDCGMQLDLAMERIAVEGTGVVVYLRGHEGRGIGLLHKLAAYTLQDQGQDTVEANVSLGFPPDARDYGIGAQILADLGVGSMRLLTNNPTKRAGLEGFGLSITDRVPLETEPTPENRDYLRTKAAKLGHLLKESDV; this is encoded by the coding sequence ATGAGCTTCGGGACCGTCGAGCAAGCCATCGAGGCGTTCCGCCGCGGCGAGTTCGTCGTCGTGGTGGACGATGCCGACCGCGAGAACGAAGGCGACCTCATCCTGCCGGCCGAGGCGGCCAGACCCGAGCGCATCGCCTTCATGGTGCGCCACACGTCGGGTCTCATCTGTGTCCCGATGCTCGGGGAGCGCCTTGACGAGCTCCGCCTGCCCCTGATGGTCACCGAGAACACCGACTCGCATCGGACGGCCTTCACCGTGTCGGTGGACGTCGCCGACGGCACCACCACCGGGATCTCGGCGGGGGATCGGGCGGCGACCATCCAGGCACTCATCGATCCGACCACCGCGCCGTCGGACCTGGCCCGGCCCGGTCACATCTTCCCGCTGCGCTACCAGGAGGGCGGCGTGCTCCGGCGCGCCGGACACACGGAGGCGTCGGTCGACCTGGCTCGACTCGCCGGTCGCTACCCAGCGGGTGTCCTGTGTGAGATCGTCTCCCAGGACGGTTCGATGGCCCGGCTCCCCGAGTTGCTCGCCTTCGCCGAGGAGCACGGCATCGTCATCATCACCATCGCCGACCTCATCGCCCACCGTCGTCAGAGCGAAGTGCTGGTCCGGCGTCGGGTCGAGGCCCGCATCCCGACCCGCCATGGTGAGTTTCGGGCGGTCGGATACGAGTCGTTGGTCGACGGTGCCACTCACATCGCTCTGGTCAAGGGGGACGTGAAGGGAACGGACGACGTGCTGGTGCGGGTGCACTCCGAGTGCCTCACCGGCGACGTGTTCGGCAGCCGCCGCTGCGACTGTGGGATGCAACTGGATCTGGCGATGGAGCGCATCGCGGTGGAAGGTACCGGGGTCGTCGTCTACCTGCGCGGCCACGAGGGCCGCGGCATCGGACTGCTGCACAAGCTGGCGGCTTACACGCTCCAGGACCAGGGCCAGGACACGGTCGAGGCGAACGTGAGCCTCGGTTTTCCGCCCGACGCTCGCGACTACGGCATCGGCGCGCAGATCCTCGCCGACCTCGGCGTCGGTTCGATGCGGCTGCTCACCAACAACCCGACGAAGCGGGCCGGGCTGGAGGGCTTCGGGTTGAGCATCACCGATCGGGTCCCGCTCGAGACCGAGCCGACGCCGGAGAACCGCGACTACCTGCGGACGAAGGCCGCAAAGCTGGGCCACCTGCTAAAGGAGTCCGATGTCTGA
- a CDS encoding riboflavin synthase encodes MFTGIVTEVGRVVAIDPAEGLTRLRIEGGATASDLSVGDSIAVSGVCLTAVAVSPPSFQVEAMAETLRHTGLGSLQAGAAVNLERPLAASGRLDGHIVQGHVDGVGAVRSVVVDGEARRVWVELDGGLARYVASKGSVAVDGVSLTVTAVDDDGFEVALIPHTLAVTTLGALAPGDAVNVEVDVVAKYVERMLEARR; translated from the coding sequence ATGTTCACCGGCATCGTCACCGAAGTCGGCCGGGTCGTCGCCATCGATCCGGCAGAGGGGCTCACCCGGCTCAGGATCGAGGGTGGCGCCACTGCCAGCGACCTCTCGGTCGGCGACTCGATTGCCGTCTCCGGGGTTTGCCTCACCGCGGTGGCGGTTTCGCCCCCGTCCTTCCAGGTGGAGGCGATGGCCGAGACCCTGCGCCACACCGGTCTCGGCTCGCTTCAGGCGGGTGCCGCGGTCAACCTCGAGCGCCCGCTCGCCGCGTCGGGGCGTCTGGACGGCCACATCGTCCAGGGTCATGTCGACGGCGTCGGCGCGGTGCGGTCGGTGGTCGTCGACGGCGAGGCGAGGCGCGTGTGGGTCGAACTCGACGGTGGCCTTGCCCGCTACGTCGCCTCTAAGGGTTCCGTCGCCGTGGACGGGGTGAGTCTCACCGTCACCGCCGTCGACGACGACGGGTTCGAGGTGGCGTTGATTCCGCACACGCTCGCGGTGACCACGCTCGGGGCCCTGGCGCCGGGCGACGCGGTCAATGTGGAGGTCGATGTCGTGGCCAAGTACGTGGAACGGATGCTGGAGGCGAGGCGATGA
- the ribD gene encoding bifunctional diaminohydroxyphosphoribosylaminopyrimidine deaminase/5-amino-6-(5-phosphoribosylamino)uracil reductase RibD — protein MRTDDRTLMVEAIGLAARHWPHPNPRVGAVVVAPSGEVVGRGAHVGPGEPHAEAVALAEAAERSAGGTLVVTLEPCSHHGRTPPCTEAVIAAGFDRVVIGALDLDRRVAGRGVAALEAAGIEVVVGVDGVDAEALDPGYFHHRRTGRPRVTLKMAATLDGQAGAADGGSQWITSEEARSDVHGLRASADAVLVGAGTVLLDDPRLTARGPDAPGDRPLPVIVAGERALHPTARVFTRPCLVYAQTPLELPDTATVIELPGPGGVDLGGVLDDLGGRGIVDLLVEGGPTIAGSLLRGGLVDRIVWYVGAAVAGGVGRPAVGGTFPSMDALRRIEIVSVDRIGPDVRIEALVGAA, from the coding sequence ATGAGGACAGACGATCGAACGCTCATGGTCGAGGCAATCGGCCTCGCCGCGCGCCATTGGCCGCATCCCAACCCGCGCGTCGGCGCCGTCGTGGTCGCCCCATCGGGGGAGGTCGTCGGGCGTGGGGCCCATGTCGGACCCGGTGAACCACATGCCGAGGCCGTGGCACTGGCGGAGGCCGCCGAACGGTCGGCCGGTGGGACCCTCGTCGTCACCCTCGAGCCCTGCTCCCATCACGGGCGCACCCCGCCCTGCACCGAGGCGGTGATCGCCGCCGGTTTCGATCGGGTGGTGATCGGCGCCCTCGACCTCGACCGGCGCGTGGCGGGGCGCGGCGTCGCCGCCCTGGAGGCGGCGGGCATCGAGGTGGTGGTCGGCGTGGACGGCGTCGACGCCGAGGCGCTCGACCCCGGGTACTTCCATCACCGGCGGACCGGCCGTCCCCGGGTGACCCTGAAGATGGCGGCCACGCTCGACGGGCAGGCGGGTGCTGCCGACGGCGGCTCGCAGTGGATCACCTCCGAGGAGGCACGCTCCGACGTGCACGGCCTCAGGGCATCCGCCGACGCCGTATTGGTCGGTGCCGGGACCGTGCTCCTCGACGACCCGCGACTCACCGCCCGCGGGCCCGACGCCCCCGGCGATCGCCCGCTCCCGGTGATCGTCGCCGGTGAGCGCGCGCTGCACCCGACGGCGCGTGTCTTCACCCGACCGTGCCTGGTATACGCACAGACACCCCTCGAGCTTCCGGATACGGCCACGGTCATCGAGCTGCCCGGACCGGGAGGCGTCGACCTGGGGGGAGTCCTCGACGACCTGGGAGGCCGGGGGATCGTCGACCTGTTGGTGGAAGGGGGCCCGACGATCGCCGGCTCCCTGCTGCGCGGCGGGCTGGTCGACCGGATCGTCTGGTACGTCGGAGCGGCCGTGGCCGGTGGCGTCGGTCGTCCGGCAGTCGGCGGAACATTCCCGTCGATGGACGCCCTGCGCCGGATCGAGATCGTCTCGGTCGATCGGATCGGTCCCGACGTTCGTATCGAAGCCCTCGTGGGTGCCGCCTGA
- a CDS encoding response regulator has product MSASILVIDDDKDLADYVAAGLTEAGHTVNIVGDGAAARAFLADATPDLLLLDLTLADVDGHTLMQEIRSTPGTTNVSIVLLTTESTVADLVRGLDGGADDYLSKPFDLEELVARVGSVLRRVRSMRDLSPLTGLPGNFRIADELQRRVAAGGPLAVVHGDFDNFKAFNDHYGFMRGDKVIRFIAEVLVEAARTTGDPTVFIGHVGGDDFVMAMNPTVAEQFCKEVIERFDDGVLDFYDPADALRGYVEVLDRRGERHAFPIVSFSLGIATNERRSFSNEWEMSAVASEMCKAAKSDPGSSYRIDRRTS; this is encoded by the coding sequence ATGAGCGCCAGCATCCTGGTCATCGACGACGACAAGGACCTCGCCGACTACGTCGCCGCCGGCCTCACCGAGGCCGGCCACACGGTGAACATCGTCGGGGACGGTGCTGCCGCGCGCGCCTTCCTGGCCGATGCCACGCCGGACCTGCTGCTGTTGGATCTCACCCTGGCCGACGTCGACGGCCACACGCTCATGCAGGAGATCCGGTCGACGCCGGGCACCACGAATGTGTCGATCGTGCTGCTCACCACCGAGTCGACGGTCGCCGACCTGGTTCGTGGCCTCGACGGGGGCGCCGACGACTACCTGAGCAAGCCCTTCGATCTGGAGGAGCTCGTCGCCCGCGTCGGGTCGGTGCTGCGGAGGGTGCGTTCCATGCGCGACCTGTCGCCCCTCACCGGCCTGCCGGGGAATTTCCGCATCGCCGACGAGCTCCAGCGGCGGGTGGCCGCCGGGGGGCCGCTGGCGGTGGTTCACGGAGACTTCGACAACTTCAAGGCGTTCAACGATCACTACGGGTTCATGCGCGGCGACAAGGTGATCCGGTTCATCGCCGAGGTCCTCGTGGAGGCGGCGCGGACCACCGGAGATCCCACGGTGTTCATCGGGCACGTCGGCGGCGACGACTTCGTCATGGCCATGAACCCGACGGTGGCCGAGCAGTTCTGCAAGGAGGTCATCGAACGGTTCGACGACGGCGTCCTCGACTTCTACGACCCGGCAGACGCGCTGCGCGGCTACGTGGAGGTCCTCGACCGCCGCGGCGAGCGCCATGCCTTCCCGATCGTTTCGTTCTCGCTGGGAATCGCCACCAACGAGCGCCGCTCGTTCAGCAACGAGTGGGAGATGTCGGCGGTCGCCTCCGAGATGTGCAAGGCCGCCAAGTCCGACCCCGGCTCCTCCTACCGGATCGACCGCCGTACGAGCTAG
- the rpe gene encoding ribulose-phosphate 3-epimerase, with amino-acid sequence MALSISPSILNADFTRLGEQVSLVEPHVEGFHLDVMDGHFVPNLSFGMPVIESLRTVTDLPFNCHLMVTNPVSLFGSLADAGATTVSVHIEVHPDPSVPAARARDLGLRFGLVLNPATPFEAVEPFVELCDVLLVMSVVPGFGGQSFIPDVLPKVEAARKFIDSSGLATDIEVDGGITPETIGMARRAGADVFVAGTAIFGSPDPVDAIARLRAAAEAEE; translated from the coding sequence GTGGCTCTCTCCATCTCTCCCTCGATCCTGAACGCCGACTTCACACGCCTCGGCGAACAGGTGTCGTTGGTGGAGCCGCACGTGGAGGGATTCCACCTGGACGTCATGGACGGCCACTTCGTGCCCAACCTGTCGTTCGGGATGCCGGTGATCGAGTCCTTGCGGACCGTCACCGACCTGCCGTTCAACTGCCACCTGATGGTCACCAATCCGGTGTCGCTGTTCGGCTCGCTGGCGGATGCCGGTGCGACCACGGTCTCGGTTCACATCGAGGTGCATCCCGACCCGTCGGTGCCTGCGGCGAGGGCGCGGGACCTCGGCCTCCGCTTCGGGCTGGTGCTCAACCCGGCCACGCCCTTCGAGGCGGTGGAACCCTTCGTGGAGCTGTGCGATGTGCTCCTGGTGATGTCGGTGGTCCCCGGGTTCGGCGGCCAGTCGTTCATCCCCGACGTGCTGCCCAAGGTGGAGGCAGCGAGAAAGTTCATTGACTCGAGCGGTTTGGCGACCGATATCGAAGTAGACGGGGGCATCACCCCCGAGACGATCGGTATGGCGCGCCGCGCCGGCGCCGACGTGTTCGTCGCGGGCACGGCGATCTTCGGATCGCCCGACCCGGTGGACGCGATCGCCCGGCTGCGCGCCGCAGCGGAAGCAGAGGAATGA
- a CDS encoding polyphosphate kinase 2 family protein → MDVHRMTPGAPVDLSSIDTRGTPGFDGGEKEARRALADLTARLAELQTLLFAQGRHRLLVVLQALDTGGKDGTIRAVFSPVNPQGVKVASFKRPTPIELAHDYLWRVHSEVPGNGEIVVFNRSHYEDVLVVRVHGLVPEEVWARRYDHINAFERLLADEGTTIVKFYLHISKDEQKERLQARLDDPDKHWKFDTGDLAERARWDDYTAAFEAVLERTSTGWAPWYVVPADRKWYRNVVVAQTLVDTLEGLGMEYPESDEDLSQVVIE, encoded by the coding sequence ATGGACGTCCACCGCATGACACCGGGCGCCCCGGTCGACCTCTCGTCGATAGATACCCGGGGCACCCCCGGGTTCGACGGCGGCGAGAAGGAGGCTCGACGGGCGCTCGCCGACCTGACCGCTCGTCTGGCGGAGCTTCAGACGCTGCTCTTCGCCCAGGGCCGCCACCGTCTCCTCGTCGTGCTCCAGGCTCTCGACACCGGCGGCAAGGACGGCACCATCCGCGCGGTGTTCTCACCGGTCAATCCGCAGGGGGTGAAGGTCGCCTCGTTCAAGCGACCGACGCCGATCGAACTGGCCCACGACTACCTGTGGCGCGTCCACTCGGAGGTGCCGGGCAATGGTGAGATCGTCGTGTTCAACCGGAGCCACTACGAGGACGTCCTGGTGGTGCGGGTCCACGGGCTGGTCCCGGAGGAGGTGTGGGCCAGGCGCTACGACCACATCAACGCCTTCGAGCGCCTGCTCGCCGATGAGGGCACCACCATCGTCAAGTTCTATCTGCACATCTCCAAGGATGAGCAGAAGGAGCGCCTCCAGGCCCGACTCGATGACCCCGACAAGCACTGGAAGTTCGACACCGGCGACCTGGCGGAGCGGGCCCGATGGGATGACTACACCGCCGCCTTCGAGGCGGTGTTGGAGCGCACCTCGACCGGATGGGCGCCCTGGTACGTGGTCCCGGCCGATCGCAAGTGGTATCGCAACGTGGTGGTGGCCCAGACCCTCGTCGACACGCTCGAAGGTCTGGGAATGGAGTATCCGGAGTCGGACGAGGACCTCAGTCAGGTGGTTATTGAGTGA